Proteins encoded together in one Plasmodium cynomolgi strain B DNA, chromosome 9, whole genome shotgun sequence window:
- a CDS encoding hypothetical protein (putative), producing MLRVKGRIRGEVAPLRRHYTNNSRGMLKEYVYTKYRISLPHISNVKYDDLYLSRPSKDELFTFTKKVPIFLRYLKLITSMENRNEDFIDFAKRCESGLTTQKDVYLTKEELLEVMFLNGYSVKEMNALDLAFTNSYKFHYPEIAALFKLEEEEVYKFCLKKRSENPEKLFHIKHMKEKNLLSSYGLIFVFLYFGLNNVVLSNAWFLSKTIPFFSVFYMLASHFYRDIWDFLNKEKKIMMEQNKENQLAAEQVLYDQLKLYSKDTENVVDSVNRAVAEANRQARECNLVAFMRAFQ from the exons ATGCTGCGCGTGAAGGGCAGGATCCGGGGGGAAGTGGCCCCCCTGAGGAGGCACTACACAAACAACAGCCGTGGAATGCTAAAGGAGTATGTATACACCAAGTATCGAATTAGTCTACCACACATCAGTAACGTAAAGTACGACGACCTGTATCTCTCACGTCCCAGCAAAGATGAACTCTTTacattcacaaaaaaggtaccAATCTTTCTTCGTTacttaaaattaataacatcGATGGAAAATCGAAATGAAGATTTTATCGACTTTGCAAAGAGATGTGAAAGTGGACTAACAACACAAAAGGATGTTTACCTAACAAAGGAGGAACTACTTGAGGTGATGTTCCTAAATGGATACTCtgtaaaagaaatgaatgcACTAGATTTAGCATTTACGAATAGCTATAAATTCCATTATCCCGAAATTGCTGCTCTGTTCAaattggaggaagaagaagtgtataaattttgtctcaaaaaaagaagtgaaaATCCGGAGAAATTATTTCACATAAAAcatatgaaagaaaaaaacctGTTGTCATCATATGgtcttatttttgtttttctctaCTTTGGTTTAAATAACGTGGTGTTGAGTAACGCTTGGTTTCTGTCAAAGACAATCCCTTTTTTCAGCGTTTTCTACATGCtagcttctcatttttacaGAGATATTTGGGACTTcctaaataaagaaaaaaaaattatgatggAACAGAATAAGGAGAACCAACTAGCTGCAGAACAAGTTTTATATGACCAACTGAAACTGTATTCGAAGGACACAGA GAACGTCGTGGACAGCGTCAATAGGGCCGTCGCCGAGGCCAACCGCCAGGCGCGCGAGTGCAACTTGGTGGCCTTCATGCGGGCCTTCCAGTAG
- a CDS encoding hypothetical protein (putative) produces MGTGRTDDVHTPIDMVFGERDVDPNEVERIKAVLNIFDQGNGMGICTLMGAKRAHFAFKYNGYLSHFHGIKNYLRFLINKHYPGAKVTLISEHWIDAIDESVCVRHSNIPFSKIGHQRRLIFNKYDYIYENDKNRRIYKAENRSNVWAFHDDPQMLT; encoded by the exons ATGGGCACGGGCAGAACTGACGACGT CCACACGCCCATCGACATGGTGTTCGGAGAGAGGGACGTCGACCCAAACGAAGTGGAAAGGATTAAGGCCGTTCTCAACATCTTTGACCAGGGAAAT GGGATGGGCATATGCACCCTAATGGGCGCGAAGCGGGCGCACTTCGCCTTCAAGTACAACGGCTATTTAAGTCACTTTCacggaattaaaaattatttgag GTTCCTCATTAACAAGCACTACCCTGGAGCCAAGGTCACCCTAATTAGCGAG CACTGGATTGACGCGATCGACGAATCCGTGTGTGTCAGGCATAGCAATATTCCCTTTTCGAAAATAGGACAC CAAAGACGACTGATCTTTAACAAGTACGATTATATTTACGAAAATGACAAGAACAGGCGGATATATAAAGCGGAAAATCGAAGCAACGTGTGGGCCTTCCACGACGACCCGCAGATGTTGACCTAG
- a CDS encoding DNA-dependent RNA polymerase (putative): MKLKALASHFIPRFAQLSKKNSARYVRSANRQTAHCWEGRAFISSKVLISREETPPASIEPISGNGDNVTLGGDYTEFFEEQTEQSPQGDPQTQHPPREHSPPLRPDGGTKNLDEQVLKELHSLIRSIQKLDKKKKQLIVNYINTLNKKYLKNVEEEIVTFFENLDQYMAANGLLMCDVGGEEVLSHIEGVDMNLGEDCIQGSGTDVNSRFDVSSRFDVNSLFDVNFIKKAKKRLYGDHIYPIVQDTGERQNGVPNEPPYEPPNGVPNQSPYEPPNRPPNRPPNRPPNQPPNQPPNQPPNCATAGRDPPEEDIVNVRRQMLIERSSYQKAIEEAEEFVSNLHDLKKITEIRGLCKIYLSWVNELERRIASYRQRQRRRGGASSSDERSTAGTGITVGTGTTVGTGTTVGTGTTVGTGTTAGMTATAGTTTTAGKTSTAGKTTASPAETGRGGLPELVEDKLLAIITVKWTIQYTFNPHKKKYANSIITQSKNFEQGYSYQSLFTHVAIKIGQEINNELNFQQLERNNLLYRYVKRNKANASFSHFQKYRILCDIRKKLRGGSQRSEEAIAGVAGEAPPRGTAPSTTQFSTQATAESTAECTAEPTAEPTAEPTAEPTAECTAEPPEDSPRDDFHLVQWSSQKKAAVGGLLLKMLMDSAKMDVDLSVAKEEHRNEYRYYLLLHRMAKDNGESLHADCKYEKELNYEKYYEEESNSLDFVVVERGKGRGAEEAPEKGKRRGKKRGKGKQERGGEGGEHTANAANTANEANEANAANPGNAANPGNAANPGNEANSANAANRANPGNAANPTGGSPKRRENSFCKRQKEKLKNKQVVLYRSRRDPNKIELPVFIHSYMWRNGNWYGVIHMRECCANYLLNNAINSHIPLNHLPMISKPKKWTHSEGGMILLKNNFIRCNVKPLFNIDVCNLERIKNIVSQIGNIRWKINDEILYLIEYAYMNGITIGNIPRKQNYVLPNSPLDMTKKNADDIKKYYLLREEISRLNKCLIMAKTLKNCEVIYFPHNIDFRGRMYPLSPHLHHMSDDICRSLITFHDKEEIGPRGLFWLKVHLANNFGKDKLNFEQRISWVDANLGNIKRLSENPFEHMEFWNLAEKPWQALSVAIDLTKAMQCPDPSKYRSNIPVQQDGTCNGLQHYAALGRDYDGGKAVNIIPSDEPQDIYTVVLEIVRSKIRADLDGAAVTPTGGSSGTSGGVSADSSSGVSGDISGGGAPKSSSTYSRGDLAQYCFQFDLLKRKVVKQTIMTICYGVTSVGAKDQVKGKIQNMISKVVDKNAISQLSQYIANYIFESISEIFKRAMIIKKWFNNLSKVTNELNIPVTWLSPIGLPCEQPYRLGQRILVNTPLQSVSVISYQNSLLHKNKQRLGFPPNFVHSLDASHLMMTAEKMILENNLSFAAVHDSYWAHACNVDLMNRFIRDSFVTLYDEPILQNLYQNYQMRLGKHASRIPAPPEQGLLDVSLVRHSRYFFS; this comes from the exons atgaaattaaagGCACTCGCGTCACACTTTATCCCCCGCTTCGCACAGTTAAGTAAAAAGAATTCCGCCCGTTACGTAAGAAGCGCAAATCGACAGACAGCGCATTGTTGGGAAGGCAGGGCATTTATATCCTCGAAGGTACTCATATCTAGGGAGGAGACCCCCCCTGCTTCGATCGAGCCGATTAGCGGCAATGGCGATAATGTAACTTTGGGAGGTGATTATACAGAGTTTTTTGAAGAGCAGACGGAGCAGTCACCCCAGGGGGATCCACAAACTCAGCACCCCCCCCGTGAGCACTCACCCCCGTTGCGGCCCGATGGGGGGACGAAGAACCTCGATGAACAGGTCCTGAAGGAGCTGCACAGCTTAATAAGGTCGATTCAAAAATTggacaaaaagaagaagcaactaATTGTGAACTACATAAATAcgttgaataaaaaatacttaaaaaatgtggaagaagaaatagtgACCTTCTTTGAAAACCTTGACCAGTACATGGCGGCGAATGGTCTCCTCATGTGCGAcgttgggggggaagaagttcTGAGTCATATCGAGGGGGTAGATATGAATCTCGGCGAGGACTGCATCCAGGGGTCAGGCACCGATGTGAACAGCCGCTTCGATGTGAGCAGCCGCTTCGATGTGAACAGCCTCTTCGATGTGAACTTTAtcaaaaaggcgaaaaaaaggttatACGGGGATCACATATACCCCATCGTCCAGGACACAGGGGAACGGCAAAACGGGGTGCCTAACGAACCGCCCTACGAACCGCCAAACGGGGTGCCTAACCAATCGCCCTACGAACCGCCCAACCGACCGCCCAACCGACCGCCCAACCGACCGCCCAACCAACCGCCCAACCAACCGCCCAACCAACCGCCTAACTGTGCAACGGCGGGGAGGGACCCTCCCGAGGAGGACATTGTGAACGTGCGCAGGCAAATGCTGATAGAGCGGTCCTCCTACCAGAAGGCCATCGAGGAAGCGGAGGAGTTCGTTTCGAATCTCCACGACTTGAAGAAGATAACGGAAATTAGGGGGCTctgcaaaatatatttgagTTGGGTGAACGAGCTGGAGCGAAGGATTGCCAGCTACAGGCAGAGGCAGCGGCGGCGAGGCGGCGCAAGTAGCAGCGATGAAAGGAGCACTGCTGGGACGGGCATTACTGTTGGGACGGGCACTACTGTTGGGACGGGCACTACTGTTGGGACGGGCACTACTGTTGGGACGGGCACTACTGCTGGGATGACCGCCACTGCTGGGACGACCACCACTGCTGGGAAGACCTCCACTGCTGGGAAgaccaccgcttcccccgcgGAGACTGGCAGGGGGGGACTACCCGAACTGGTAGAGGACAAACTGCTAGCTATCATCACCGTGAAGTGGACCATTCAGTACACGTTCAAcccacataaaaaaaaatatgccaacAGTATCATCACGCAATCGAAGAACTTCGAACAGGGCTACTCCTATCAGTCACTGTTCACACATGTCGCTATCAAGATCGGCCAGGAAATCAACAACGAGCTGAATTTTCAACAGCTGGAGAGGAATAACCTGCTGTATCGCTACGTGAAGAGAAACAAAGCCAACGCGTCCTTCTCGCACTTTCAGAAGTACAGGATACTATGCGACATTAGGAAGAAGCTGCGAGGTGGGAGCCAAAGGAGTGAAGAAGCCATCGCGGGAGTAGCTGGAGAGGCCCCTCCAAGGGGCACTGCACCATCCACTACGCAGTTCAGTACACAGGCCACCGCAGAATCTACCGCAGAATGCACCGCGGAACCCACCGCGGAACCCACCGCAGAACCCACCGCGGAACCCACCGCAGAATGCACCGCGGAACCCCCCGAGGATAGCCCCCGCGACGACTTCCACCTGGTTCAGTGGAGCTCGCAGAAGAAGGCCGCAGTCGGAGGGCTGCTCCTCAAAATGCTCATGGATAGCGCAAAGATGGACGTCGATCTGAGCGTCGCCAAGGAGGAACACCGGAATGAGTATAGGTATTACCTCCTCCTGCACAGGATGGCGAAGGATAACGGGGAGAGTCTGCACGCGGATTGCAAATACGAGAAAGAGCTGAACTACGAGAAGTACTACGAGGAGGAGTCCAACTCGCTGGACTTTGTGGTCGTGGAGCGGGGCAAGGGACGGGGCGCCGAGGAGGCGCcggagaaggggaagcgtAGGGGAAAGAAGAGaggaaaggggaagcaaGAAAGGGGCGGCGAGGGTGGTGAGCACACCGCCAACGCGGCGAACACAGCTAACGAAGCTAACGAAGCTAATGCCGCCAACCCGGGTAATGCTGCCAATCCCGGTAACGCCGCCAACCCGGGTAACGAAGCTAACAGCGCTAATGCCGCCAACCGCGCCAACCCCGGTAACGCCGCTAACCCCACAGGGGGGTCCCCGAAAAGGCGAGAAAACAGCTTTTGCAAACGgcaaaaggagaagctgAAGAACAAGCAAGTAGTTCTGTACCGATCGAGAAGAGATCCCAACAAGATAGAACTCCCAGTATTTATCCACTCGTACATGTGGAGGAATGGTAATTGGTATGGAGTAATACACATGAGGGAGTGTTGTGCTAATTATCTTCTAAACAACGCGATAAACTCGCATATCCCCCTGAACCACCTACCGATGATAAGCAAGCCGAAGAAGTGGACCCATTCCGAAGGAGGAATGATACtgttgaaaaataatttcatccGTTGTAATGTGAAACCCTTGTTCAACATAGATGTATGTAATTTGGAGAGAATCAAAAATATCGTATCCCAAATAGGAAATATTAGGTGGAAAATAAACGATGAGATTTTATATCTTATTGAATATGCTTACATGAATGGAATTACAATTGGAAATATCCCTCGTAAACAAAACTATGTCCTTCCAAATAGTCCCTTAgacatgacaaaaaaaaatgctgacGATATTAAGAAGTATTATCTGTTAAGGGAAGAAATTAGCAGACTGAATAAATGCCTGATTA TGGCAAagactttaaaaaattgtgaagtaatttattttcctcataaTATTGATTTTCGAGGGAGGATGTATCCTTTGTCTCCTCACCTCCACCATATGAGTGATGATATTTGTCGTAGCTTGATTACATTCCATgataaggaagaaattggCCCTAGGGGGTTGTTCTGGCTTAAGGTACACCTGGCGAACAACTTTGGGAAAGATAAACTGAACTTTGAGCAACGGATCAGTTGGGTCGATGCCAATTTGGGGAATATCAAACGGTTGAGTGAAAATCCGTTTGAACATATGGAGTTTTGGAACTTGGCAGAGAAACCTTGGCAAGCTTTGTCCGTCGCGATAGATCTCACTAAAGCGATGCAATGTCCCGATCCGTCCAAGTATAGGAGTAACATCCCTGTGCAGCAGGATGGTACTTGCAATGGCCTTCAACATTACGCCGCCCTGGGCAGGGACTACGACGGGGGGAAGGCGGTGAATATCATTCCATCCGATGAGCCGCAAGATATTTATACCGTCGTGTTAGAAATTGTGAGGAGTAAAATCAGAGCCGACTTGGACGGAGCAGCCGTGACCCCCACAGGGGGGAGTAGCGGTACAAGCGGTGGCGTGAGTGCCGATAGCAGTAGTGGTGTGAGTGGCGACATCAGCGGTGGTGGCGCGCCCAAGTCGAGCTCCACCTACTCGCGAGGAGATCTCGCCCAGTACTGCTTCCAATTCGACCTGCTCAAAAGGAAAGTCGTCAAGCAAACCATCATGACCATCTGCTACGGAGTCACCTCAGTAGGAGCCAAGGACCAAGTCAAAGGGAAAATTCAAAACATGATCAGCAAAGTAGTGGATAAAAATGCCATAAGTCAGTTGTCGCAGTATATAGCTAATTACATCTTCGAGTCAATTAGCGAAATTTTCAAAAGGGCAATGATAATAAAGAAATGGTTTAATAACTTATCCAAAGTGACGAACGAGCTGAACATCCCCGTGACATGGTTGTCTCCCATAGGTCTGCCATGCGAACAGCCATACCGATTAGGACAACGAATTTTAGTTAACACTCCCCTCCAGTCAGTGAGTGTCATTTCTTATCAAAATAGCTtactacataaaaataaacagagACTTGGATTTCCCCCAAATTTTGTACATTCCCTGGATGCTTCTCACCTTATGATGACAGCGGAAAAAATGATCCtcgaaaataatttgagTTTTGCTGCTGTGCATGACTCCTACTGGGCTCACGCATGCAATGTAGATTTAATGAACCGATTTATTCGAGATTCTTTTGTCACTCTGTACGATGAACCCATATTACAAAACCTTTACCAGAACTATCAGATGCGCTTGGGAAAGCACGCCTCCAGGATTCCAGCGCCCCCGGAACAGGGACTCCTCGACGTATCCCTCGTTCGGCACAGTCGCTACTTTTTTAGTTGA
- a CDS encoding hypothetical protein (putative), translating to MVTKLIKFIVLRPRGIPQNLELEVNCNEVIKNVKEKLFWEDLKKELNVRFIYMGKILDDKKKLEDYLSHYYKDLIYNGKPSSSGYQNKKDGLGGASGMTKDMNMKNGSSCSKESFLNIPITIHVKITEKSTSSKSDHLDGKNINTTLAQLSLIMFVSLLWMYRYNYAEAFPVFSSIVLCIFTVLIVSLLFYSYIIIFFQVLFKVMAVAYHLVKQSTVRVLTYINERKAKLFVRREATGGGAVVKEN from the exons ATGGTCACCAAGCTGATTAAGTTCATTGTCCTGAGGCCCAGGGGGATCCCCCAAAATTTGG AACTGGAAGTGAACTGCAACGaagtcataaaaaatgtgaaggagaAATTATTTTGGGAAGACCTAAAAAAGG aGTTGAACGTTCGATTTATCTATATGGGAAAAATCCttgatgacaaaaaaaagctggAGGATTATTTAAGTCATTATTACAAGGACTTGATTTATAATGGCAAGCCAAGTTCATCTGGGTATCAAAATAAGAAGGATGGTCTTGGGGGTGCGAGTGGGATGACCAAAGATATGAACATGAAAAATGGTTCCAGCTGTTCCAAGGAGAGCTTTCTTAATATCCCCATTACAATTCACGTGAAGATAACGGAAAAGTCGACCTCCTCCAAGAGTG ACCACCTCGATGGCAAGAACATCAACACGACGCTGGCGCAACTCAGCCTGATAATGTTCGTCTCGCTTCTCTGGATGTATCGATACAACTACGCTGAAGCATTCCCCGTTTTCTCCTCCATCGTACTGTGCATTTTCACGGTTTTGATTGTGagtcttcttttttacagttatataataatattttttcaagtttTGTTTAAGGTGATGGCGGTAGCGTACCATTTGGTGAAGCAGAGCACGGTGCGCGTTTTGACCTACATCAACGAGAGGAAGGCCAAACTGTTTGTAAGGAGAGAAGCGACGGGAGGAGGTGCGGTCGTTAAAGAGAATTGA
- a CDS encoding 60S ribosomal protein L35 (putative) — protein SNIKAFQLRPLKKKELLDKLEDYKKELSGLRISKAIGNSAKNSKICSVRKNIARVLTVYNQRRKMELRKKYKNKKFKPYNLRKKLTKAKRLELTPKQKAAMTLRTKKKMENFPKRKYLLVQKA, from the exons AGTAACATTAAAGCGTTTCAGTTGAGGCCCCTCAAAAAGAAGGAGCTGCTAGATAAGCTGGAGGATTACAAGAAGGAGCTGAGCGGCTTGCGCATCAGCAAAGCCATAGGGAACTCCGCGAAGAACTCCAAAATATGCAGCGTTAGAAAGA ACATCGCTCGTGTCCTGACGGTCTACAAtcagagaagaaaaatggaactgagaaaaaaatacaaaaataaaaaattcaagcCGTACAacttgagaaaaaaattaaccaaagCGAAGAGACTGGAGTTAACCCCGAAGCAGAAGGCCGCCATGACATTAAG aacgaaaaagaaaatggaaaacttCCCGAAGAGAAAGTACCTCCTAGTCCAAAAAGCATAA